ATCATCATCTTGGCTTGCACAGGATCCGGCGGCGTCGGGTTGAGCTTCGTCTGAACGAACATCGAGACGGCCATCAGAACTGGCAGGATGAAGTACGGATCTTGTTGCGACAGATCGTGAATCCAGAGAACCCACGGCGCGCCGCGCATTTCCACCGACGACAGCAGCACCCAGTACAGTGAAATGAACACCGGAATCTGAATCACGACAGGCAGACAGCCGCCGAACGGATTCACCTTCTCAGTCTTGTACAGCTCCATCAGAGCCGCGTTCATCTTCTGCGGATCGCCCTTGAAGCGCTCGCGCAGCGCCTGCATACGCGGCGTGATTTCCTTCATGCGCGCCATCGACTTGTAGCTCGCGGCCGACAGCGGGAAGAACACGGCTTTGATCAGCAGCGTCAGCAGCACGATCGCCCAGCCCCAGTTGCCGACATAGCCGTGGATCTTTTCGAGCAGCCAGAACAGCGGCTTCGCGATGATCGTCACCCAGCCGTAGTCCTTCACCAGTTCCAGACCCGGCGCGATGCCTTCGAGCATGCGCTCTTCTTCCGGACCGGCGAACAGACGCGCGGACACGTCGATTGTCTGTCCCGGAGCGATGGACTGCAGCGGCTGCTTGACGCCCACGCGATACAGCGACGGATCGATCTTCTCGACGTAGATGTCACGCTTCGCGCCCTGCTGCGGAATCCACGCCGACGCGAAATAGTGCTGCACCATCGCAACCCAGCCGTTGTCGGCCGACTTTGCGTAGTCTTCCTTGTTCTTGTCGATATCGCCGAAAGTCAGCTTCTGGAAGTGATGCTGCTCCGTGTAGACAGCCGGTCCGATGAACGTGTGCGAGAAGCGCGGCGTCTCGACGGGCTGGCTGTCGCGCACGAGTTCCATGTACGCGGTCGGCTTGACGGCCGTCGTACCGACGTTCTGGATCTTCGTGTCGACGTTGATCACATAGCTGCCGCGCGTGAACGTGTACGTCTTCACGACCTTCAGACCGCCCTTTTCCGGCGACTG
This genomic interval from Paraburkholderia sabiae contains the following:
- the yidC gene encoding membrane protein insertase YidC, producing MDIKRTVLWVIFFMSAVMLFDNWQRDHGRPSMFFPSATQTKTAAPAAPGSSATASQPADLPQTTAAAPGSTTPAAQQAQLVSFNTDVYRGQIDTRGGTLSKLTLVKPGEGKQPDQVITLFDHTADHTYLARTGLLGGDFPNHTDVFTPVPGQATDMTGNTLTLSFQSPEKGGLKVVKTYTFTRGSYVINVDTKIQNVGTTAVKPTAYMELVRDSQPVETPRFSHTFIGPAVYTEQHHFQKLTFGDIDKNKEDYAKSADNGWVAMVQHYFASAWIPQQGAKRDIYVEKIDPSLYRVGVKQPLQSIAPGQTIDVSARLFAGPEEERMLEGIAPGLELVKDYGWVTIIAKPLFWLLEKIHGYVGNWGWAIVLLTLLIKAVFFPLSAASYKSMARMKEITPRMQALRERFKGDPQKMNAALMELYKTEKVNPFGGCLPVVIQIPVFISLYWVLLSSVEMRGAPWVLWIHDLSQQDPYFILPVLMAVSMFVQTKLNPTPPDPVQAKMMMFMPIAFSVMFFFFPAGLVLYYVVNNVLSIAQQYYITRMMGQKRKAA